A window of Candidatus Macondimonas diazotrophica contains these coding sequences:
- a CDS encoding RNA-guided endonuclease InsQ/TnpB family protein: MRSYRLRAYPNGAQVRMLNQWFGAARWLWNYSLASRTKAYQRRKESLTSIDISRRLTKLKTLPKYAWLSAPPATCLTQTLRDQDATFRHFFRRVKAGENPAGYPRFRPRHEHTTSLRFQGVSLPKWVKGTVSLHKLGAVKLAEPLPNVQRPDTVTLKRESDGRYYITFSAKVEVALLPVTNRVIGVDLGLTHLATLSDGTKIENPRHYRARLRYLRQQQRCLSRRQKGSKRRERQRLKVARIHAKIRARSQYTAHQFTTRLVRNFDVIAVEDLAVKNMIRHPRLARSIADAGWGEITRQLEYKCAWYGRTLVKVDRWFPSSKTCSACGHKLERLALSVRGWTCPDCGAIHDRDINAGQNILLAGMSQIGGREDRDLRREGGALAGDGETAPDELRTGQIASELFSNGFNQINL; encoded by the coding sequence ATGAGAAGTTATCGTCTCCGCGCCTACCCCAATGGGGCGCAAGTCCGCATGCTGAACCAGTGGTTCGGCGCGGCTCGCTGGCTGTGGAACTATTCGCTGGCATCGCGCACGAAAGCCTATCAGCGGCGTAAGGAATCGTTGACCAGTATTGACATTTCCCGCCGGCTCACCAAGCTCAAGACCCTCCCCAAATACGCCTGGCTTTCGGCCCCACCGGCCACCTGCCTGACGCAGACCCTGCGCGACCAGGATGCCACCTTCCGGCATTTCTTCCGCCGTGTGAAGGCGGGCGAGAACCCCGCCGGCTATCCGCGCTTCCGCCCCCGTCATGAGCACACGACTTCCCTGCGCTTCCAAGGCGTGAGTCTGCCGAAGTGGGTGAAGGGCACCGTATCGCTCCACAAACTCGGTGCGGTGAAGCTGGCTGAACCCCTACCCAATGTGCAGCGCCCGGACACGGTGACGCTCAAGCGTGAGTCGGATGGGCGCTACTACATCACCTTCAGCGCGAAAGTGGAAGTCGCGCTGTTGCCGGTAACAAACCGCGTTATCGGCGTGGACCTTGGCCTGACGCACCTTGCCACACTCAGCGACGGCACGAAGATCGAGAACCCCAGGCACTACCGCGCTCGGCTGCGCTACCTGCGCCAGCAACAGCGGTGCCTGTCCCGCCGTCAGAAAGGCTCGAAGAGGCGGGAGCGCCAGCGTCTCAAGGTCGCCCGCATCCATGCCAAGATCAGGGCGCGGAGCCAATACACCGCCCACCAATTCACGACCCGCCTGGTCCGCAACTTCGATGTAATCGCCGTCGAGGACTTGGCCGTCAAGAACATGATTCGTCACCCCCGGCTGGCCCGCTCGATTGCGGATGCCGGTTGGGGAGAAATCACGCGCCAGCTTGAATACAAGTGCGCGTGGTATGGCCGCACGCTGGTCAAAGTGGATCGCTGGTTCCCCAGCTCCAAGACTTGCTCGGCGTGTGGGCATAAACTCGAACGACTCGCGCTGTCCGTGCGCGGCTGGACCTGCCCCGACTGCGGGGCGATCCATGACCGCGACATCAACGCGGGGCAAAATATTCTGCTGGCAGGCATGTCGCAGATTGGCGGTCGTGAAGACCGCGACCTGCGCAGGGAGGGGGGAGCGCTGGCCGGCGACGGCGAAACTGCCCCCGATGAACTGCGAACCGGGCAAATAGCGAGCGAGCTATTTAGCAACGGATTCAACCAGATCAACCTATGA